A stretch of the Archangium violaceum genome encodes the following:
- a CDS encoding FAD-dependent monooxygenase: protein MKRVLIVGAGPAGAALAYILASRGVPVHLLERQRDFSREFRGEGFQPSGQDVLRQMGLGSRFDALPSVRMEAVSVWRGSRRLLSVDVPEQARDNVVRIVSQPALLEMLVEEAGRFPHFRLERGVAVRDVVREGGRVVGVRVERDGHEAELRADFVIGTDGRNSVLRRKADLHEERMPQSFDILWCKVPVPAFWRPGEAEIHATTQGGLCLAFPSYDGMLQLGWSMRKGKFKQLRGQGVEAWVEELSRAVRPELGAHLLAHRGEVSHPFLLDAICDRLVRWTAPGLLLIGDAAHPMSPVGGQGVNVALRDALVAANHLFPVLAAEGSPEALDAAAARVQAERLPEVSDIQAIQTRQARFLVGTGLLPRLMLAVLPLLEKLGATRNFAVGGDRRFRGVLRPLRLAV, encoded by the coding sequence ATGAAGCGGGTTCTCATCGTCGGAGCGGGACCGGCGGGCGCCGCCCTCGCCTACATTCTCGCGAGCCGGGGCGTGCCGGTGCACCTGTTGGAGCGCCAGCGGGACTTCTCTCGCGAGTTCCGCGGCGAGGGCTTCCAGCCGAGCGGCCAGGACGTGCTGCGCCAGATGGGGCTGGGCTCGCGCTTCGACGCGCTGCCGTCCGTGAGGATGGAGGCCGTCTCCGTGTGGCGGGGCTCGCGGAGGCTGCTGTCGGTGGACGTGCCCGAGCAGGCCCGCGACAACGTGGTACGCATCGTGAGCCAGCCGGCGCTGCTGGAGATGCTGGTGGAGGAGGCGGGACGCTTCCCCCACTTCCGCCTGGAGCGCGGCGTGGCGGTGCGGGACGTGGTGCGCGAGGGCGGGCGCGTGGTGGGCGTGCGCGTGGAGCGGGACGGGCACGAGGCGGAGCTGCGCGCGGACTTCGTCATCGGCACGGACGGGCGCAACTCGGTGCTGCGCCGCAAGGCGGACCTGCACGAGGAGCGCATGCCGCAGTCCTTCGACATCCTCTGGTGCAAGGTGCCCGTTCCCGCCTTCTGGCGGCCGGGCGAGGCGGAGATCCACGCCACCACCCAGGGCGGCCTGTGTCTGGCGTTTCCCTCCTATGACGGGATGCTGCAGCTCGGTTGGAGCATGCGGAAGGGGAAGTTCAAGCAGCTGCGCGGACAGGGCGTGGAGGCGTGGGTGGAGGAGCTGTCCCGGGCGGTGCGGCCGGAGCTGGGCGCGCACCTGCTTGCCCACCGGGGCGAGGTGAGCCACCCGTTCCTCCTGGATGCCATCTGCGATCGGCTCGTGCGCTGGACGGCACCGGGGCTGCTGCTCATCGGGGACGCGGCGCACCCCATGTCTCCGGTGGGGGGGCAGGGGGTGAACGTGGCCCTGCGCGACGCGCTCGTGGCGGCCAACCACCTGTTCCCCGTGCTCGCGGCGGAGGGCTCGCCCGAGGCACTGGATGCCGCCGCCGCGCGCGTGCAGGCCGAGCGGCTGCCCGAGGTCTCCGACATCCAGGCCATCCAGACGCGGCAGGCGCGCTTCCTCGTGGGCACGGGGCTGCTGCCGCGGTTGATGTTGGCGGTCCTGCCGCTGCTCGAGAAGCTGGGCGCCACGCGCAACTTCGCCGTGGGCGGAGACCGGCGCTTCCGCGGCGTGCTGCGCCCGTTGCGACTCGCGGTGTGA
- a CDS encoding Wall-associated protein precursor has protein sequence MVLVLLAGIPCEPYEGSIVCHCKAGMVSACVALRESNPELAKKVDAAIQAAKVLEEAGRKTEEAFDAEALASSASPEPPECKGQEHHVISRPIAKRLESHETLSGRYKPRDPRFVARAVDEKAHCGYQEWHRKVDDEVIAWLRRYPKATVEQFESYLREIYSRPDMLKRFPHGF, from the coding sequence ATGGTGCTGGTGCTGCTCGCCGGGATTCCGTGCGAGCCGTACGAGGGGTCGATCGTATGTCACTGCAAGGCGGGGATGGTCAGTGCATGCGTGGCACTGCGGGAGAGCAATCCGGAGCTGGCCAAGAAGGTGGACGCCGCGATTCAAGCGGCGAAGGTGCTGGAGGAGGCGGGCCGGAAAACGGAGGAGGCGTTCGATGCCGAGGCCCTGGCGTCCTCCGCTTCACCCGAGCCCCCTGAGTGCAAGGGGCAGGAGCACCACGTCATCTCCCGGCCCATCGCCAAGAGGTTGGAAAGTCATGAGACGCTGAGTGGTCGTTACAAGCCGCGCGACCCACGCTTCGTCGCCCGAGCCGTGGATGAGAAGGCCCATTGCGGTTATCAGGAGTGGCACCGCAAAGTGGATGATGAGGTCATCGCATGGCTTCGGCGATACCCCAAGGCGACAGTGGAGCAGTTCGAGTCATACCTCCGAGAGATTTACAGTAGGCCCGACATGCTCAAGAGGTTCCCCCATGGTTTCTGA
- a CDS encoding TetR/AcrR family transcriptional regulator, producing MPRPRFEKLPPERRVHILEVAAREFGALGYEGASLNRILEKAELSKGAAYYYFDDKADLFLAVLRHCWEHLSVEEALRPEVLRADTFWEHLRALYQRQFILLRQSPWLMGVARAVWTLPPHLRESGPMAVLIERGQALMRGLLVRGRELGVIREDVPEALLGAWVRALDSAGDQWLLAHWEQLDDAAMREHAERVVDAIRRLLTPAQPGGKS from the coding sequence ATGCCCCGTCCGCGTTTCGAGAAGCTTCCGCCCGAGCGTCGCGTCCACATCCTGGAGGTGGCGGCGCGCGAGTTCGGCGCGCTCGGCTACGAGGGGGCGTCGCTCAACCGCATCCTGGAGAAGGCGGAGCTGAGCAAGGGGGCCGCCTACTACTACTTCGACGACAAGGCGGACCTGTTCCTCGCGGTGCTGCGGCACTGCTGGGAGCACCTGTCGGTCGAGGAGGCGCTACGGCCGGAGGTGCTGCGGGCCGACACCTTCTGGGAGCACCTGCGTGCCCTCTACCAGCGCCAGTTCATCCTCTTGCGCCAGAGCCCCTGGTTGATGGGCGTGGCGCGGGCCGTATGGACGCTGCCGCCGCACCTGCGCGAGAGCGGGCCGATGGCGGTCCTCATCGAGCGCGGCCAGGCCCTCATGCGTGGGTTGCTCGTGCGAGGCCGCGAGCTGGGCGTCATCCGCGAGGACGTGCCCGAGGCGTTGCTCGGCGCCTGGGTGCGCGCCCTCGACAGTGCGGGCGACCAGTGGCTGCTCGCGCACTGGGAGCAACTCGACGACGCGGCCATGCGGGAGCACGCGGAGCGTGTCGTGGACGCCATACGCCGGCTGCTCACGCCGGCCCAACCAGGAGGGAAGTCATGA
- a CDS encoding M48 family metallopeptidase yields MEVRRGGTAPEVRLARGRLRVVIPGARTREVQAGAIREAFVGWYREHARERLTERTTWWAQRVGLPEPRVLVREQERRWGSCSAGVVRFNWRIIQAPMRLVDYVVAHEVVHLVHDDHGKEFWAALGRLLPDYEARRERLRTEGPRLVW; encoded by the coding sequence TTGGAAGTCCGTCGTGGAGGTACGGCCCCCGAGGTGCGGCTCGCTCGCGGCCGGCTCCGGGTCGTCATCCCCGGGGCACGCACGAGAGAAGTACAGGCAGGGGCTATCCGGGAGGCGTTCGTCGGTTGGTACCGGGAACACGCCCGAGAGCGCCTGACCGAACGAACCACCTGGTGGGCTCAAAGGGTGGGCCTACCGGAGCCCCGGGTGCTCGTCCGCGAGCAGGAGCGGCGCTGGGGGAGTTGCAGTGCCGGGGTGGTGCGCTTCAACTGGCGCATCATCCAGGCACCGATGCGGCTCGTGGACTACGTGGTGGCCCATGAGGTCGTCCATCTCGTCCATGACGACCACGGGAAGGAGTTCTGGGCGGCGCTGGGGCGGCTGCTCCCGGATTACGAAGCAAGACGGGAGCGGCTGCGCACAGAAGGACCACGGCTCGTCTGGTAG
- a CDS encoding lipase family alpha/beta hydrolase gives MKTLHGSRFLLVLLGAVLAGCSVARVTVPPPMGDEVTILVPGYRGSFLVTEGPEPERAWLTVGQALSRGEKTLAIPFPGQRPVPTYGTLRPDGPLTELSALFVSVDAYRSFMEFGRDHLPGFVPFSYDWRRDIRESAGALCARIEQLVAEGGGRRKVNIVAHSMGGLVTMHCLLHGGARAGERPWAGAGHVKRVVIIGTPFGGGPGMFDDLQVGTETMRNRALMAPEALFTFASAFQMLPTRSDFFVDAEGRPVEVDAFDPAVWLKEGWGPFADPALREDEAYRAQLVRMLDAHREFREALAPRPGLPSPAFETLVVVGTGRPSVSGMRMVDGKLDLKNPPRADGDGSVQSARALPELPIAYHRLDSPAEHVALMSDRDVLHAVERFLRGETVGTLHQP, from the coding sequence ATGAAGACACTCCATGGCTCGCGTTTCCTGTTGGTCCTGCTGGGGGCGGTTCTCGCCGGCTGCTCCGTCGCCCGCGTCACCGTGCCTCCGCCCATGGGAGACGAGGTCACGATTCTGGTTCCCGGCTACCGCGGCAGCTTCCTCGTCACCGAGGGCCCGGAGCCCGAGCGAGCCTGGCTCACGGTGGGACAGGCGCTCTCGCGAGGGGAGAAGACACTGGCGATTCCCTTCCCGGGGCAGCGGCCCGTGCCAACCTACGGCACCCTGCGGCCGGATGGACCGCTCACCGAGCTGTCGGCGCTCTTCGTGTCGGTGGACGCGTACCGCTCGTTCATGGAGTTTGGCCGGGACCACCTGCCGGGCTTCGTTCCGTTTTCCTATGACTGGCGGCGGGACATCCGCGAGAGCGCCGGAGCGCTGTGCGCGCGCATCGAGCAGCTCGTGGCGGAAGGGGGAGGGCGGCGCAAGGTGAACATCGTGGCCCACAGCATGGGCGGGCTGGTGACGATGCATTGCCTGCTGCACGGTGGAGCGCGGGCTGGCGAGAGGCCGTGGGCTGGAGCCGGGCACGTGAAGCGCGTGGTCATCATCGGCACGCCGTTTGGTGGGGGCCCGGGCATGTTCGATGACCTGCAGGTGGGCACGGAGACGATGCGCAACCGGGCGCTGATGGCACCCGAGGCGCTCTTCACCTTCGCCTCGGCCTTCCAGATGCTGCCCACGCGCAGCGACTTCTTCGTGGACGCGGAGGGCAGGCCGGTGGAGGTGGATGCCTTTGACCCGGCTGTCTGGCTGAAGGAGGGCTGGGGTCCCTTCGCGGACCCGGCGCTGCGCGAGGACGAGGCCTACCGCGCGCAGCTCGTGCGGATGCTGGACGCGCACCGGGAGTTCCGTGAGGCGCTCGCGCCACGGCCTGGGTTGCCTTCGCCTGCCTTCGAGACGCTCGTGGTGGTGGGAACGGGGCGGCCCTCGGTGAGCGGGATGCGGATGGTGGACGGGAAGCTCGACTTGAAGAACCCGCCGCGAGCGGATGGAGATGGCTCGGTGCAGTCGGCGCGAGCGCTGCCCGAGCTGCCCATTGCCTATCATCGCTTGGACAGCCCCGCCGAGCACGTGGCGCTCATGTCCGACCGTGACGTGCTCCACGCCGTGGAACGGTTCCTCCGAGGAGAGACGGTGGGGACGCTCCACCAGCCGTGA